The genomic segment ACACAAGCGTGTAGCGGATGAAATCAATACCACATTTGCGATTGAGTCTAGCGTAGAGCTTTCTTTTGAAGAGGCGCTCACACCAGAAATTATCGCCAAGTACAACGCGAAATCGACCGGTGGGAAATACATCATTAACCCAAATAAAGCGTAATCGTCAGCACGCTTGTAATAAGGGCTAAGTGAATTAGCCCTTATATTGCCATCAATCTGTTTCGTGCAATGGCGTTGCTTAAGTGTCGTTGTCATGATCCGCTGCATAATCATCAACTTTCTTGGTTTATTTCTAGCACTGATTTTCGAATTAATTGAAATAGCCCCAATCTCATGAAAGACTTTCAAAAATTATTTGAAAGCAATATCTAGATGAAAAACATTCAAGACCTACGTTTATTTTGCGAAACCGCGCAACAAGGTAGTTTGTCAGCCTGTGCCAGAAAAATGGACATATCGCCTGCTGTGGTCAGCGCGTCGCTAAAACGCCTTGAAGCTGATTTAGGCGTTCTGTTGTTTATTCGCTCAACACGAAATCTACGCTTAACGCAAAAAGGTGAACAATTTTTGCGTCACTGCAAAAATGCGCTGGCGATATTGGATGAAGCCACCACGCAAATCCACAGTGAAGACGAAGAATTAAGGGGTGTAATACAGTTGTCAGCACCGTCAGATATGGGGCGCAATCTATTGCTTCCCTGGCTTGATAACTTTATGGAAGCACATCCAAGAGTCGAAGTACGTTTGCAACTATCAGACAGCCCAGCCGATTTATACAGTCAACCCGTAGATTTAGCGCTTCGGTATGGGAAACCAAAGGATTCTGGATTTATTGCTATTCCAATTGCTCCCAATAACGTACCTGTCTTATGCGCATCACCAAGTTACATTAATCAATTCGGTTCACCTACGACCTTGCAACAACTCACGGAGCACAATTGCTTGTGCCACGGTCACAATGACACCCTACATACCCGCTGGACGTTCAGCAAGGAGAGTAAACAAGCCAGTGTCGATGTAACAGGAGATCGCCAATGTAAAGACGGTGACATCACCCGGAAATGGGCAGTCGCGGGCAAAGGAATTGCCCGCAAATCGAAGCTAGATGTTATTCAAGATTTAATACACGGACGCTTAGTAGAGATCAATATCGATGGCTGGCATGGGGAAACATTCCCTTTAAACCTCATTTGCGCCGAAAGGCGCATATTAAGCCCCACAGTCAATGCATTTAAACTACATTTGTTGGAAAACGTGACGGCGCTGTTTAATCAACTTAAATAGCGCTGACACGATGTAGT from the Paraglaciecola mesophila genome contains:
- a CDS encoding LysR family transcriptional regulator; translated protein: MKNIQDLRLFCETAQQGSLSACARKMDISPAVVSASLKRLEADLGVLLFIRSTRNLRLTQKGEQFLRHCKNALAILDEATTQIHSEDEELRGVIQLSAPSDMGRNLLLPWLDNFMEAHPRVEVRLQLSDSPADLYSQPVDLALRYGKPKDSGFIAIPIAPNNVPVLCASPSYINQFGSPTTLQQLTEHNCLCHGHNDTLHTRWTFSKESKQASVDVTGDRQCKDGDITRKWAVAGKGIARKSKLDVIQDLIHGRLVEINIDGWHGETFPLNLICAERRILSPTVNAFKLHLLENVTALFNQLK